AGGGCGCCACCACGATCAAGCTCGCCGCCGGGCAGGGCGTCGAGGCGGACCTCGCCACCTACGACGCGGTCGCCGCCGCGGCCCCCGGCGTCCGGATCGCCCTGGACGCCCACTGGGTCTACTCGTTGGCCGACGCGCTCCGGCTGGGCCGCGAACTCGACCGCCGCGGCGCGCTGTTCTTCGAGGCCCCGATCGCCCCCGAGGACGTCGAGGGCCACCGCGAGCTGGCCGGACGGATCGCCACCCCCGTCGCCGTCGGCGAATGCCTGCGCAACCGCTACGAGTTCCGCGACTGGATCACCCGCCGGGCGTTGCGCGTCGCCCAGCCGGACGTGGCCCGCACCGGCCTCACCGAGGCCACCGCGGTCGCCGCGCTCGCCGACGCCCACCACGTCCCGGTCGCCTACCACCACTCGGTCGGCCTCGGGATCGCCCTGGCCGCCGGACTGCACGCCTCCGCCGCCACCGCCGACTGCCCGTTCTTCGAGTACCAGCCGACCCCGCTGCCCTACGCCCAGCGCATCCTGCGCACCCCGATCACCGCCGGTCCGTCCGGCTTCACCCTGCCCGACGGCCCCGGCCTGGGCATCGAGATCGACACCGAGACCGTCGAACGCCTCGCCGAGGAGAGCTGACCCGTGCCCCCCACCCACACCCCCACCGGGCTGGTGCCCATCCTCGCCACGCCCTTCGACGACCGCGGCGCGCTCGACCTGCTCTCGCTGCGCACCCTGGTCGAGTTCCAGCTGGCGGCCGGCGCGGACGGGCTGGCCGTCTTCGGCATGGCCAGCGAGGGCTTCGCCCTCACCGCCGAGGAGCGCCGGGTGATCCTGCGCGAGGTCCGCACCGTGGCCGGACCGCAGGTCCCGCTGGTCGCGGGCGTCAACGGCACCGGCACGGTGGTCGCCGTCGAGCAGGCCCGGCTCGCCGCGGACGGCGGCGCCGACCAGCTGATGGTCCTGCCGCCGTTCCTCGCGAAGCCGAACCGCCAGCAGGTCATCGACTTCTACGGCGAGCTCGCCGGTGCCACCGCCGCCACCGTGATGGTGCAGGACGCGCCCGGGGTCACCGGCGTCGCCGTCGACGCCGCCGCGATCGGCGTGCTGGCCGGCGTCCCCGGCATCACCTCGGTCAAGGTGGAGGCCCCGCCCACCCCGGTGAAGATGGCCGCGGTGGCCGCCGCCGCCGGCCCGGGGTTCGCCGTCCTCGGCGGCCTCAACGCGGCCGCGCTGTGCGAGGAGTACGACAACGGCAGCGTGGGCACCATGCCCGCCTGCGAGTTCACCGACCTGCTGCGGCCCGTCCTCGACGACCTGGCCGCCGGACGGCGGGCCGCCGCCCGGGCCGGCTTCACCCGGCTGCTGCCGCTGATCCACCTCGGCATGCGCCCCGGGCAGGCGTGGGCGGTGCACAAGGAGGTGCTCCGCCGCCGCGGGGTGATCGCCTCCGCCGCGGTCCGGCTGCCCGCGCAGGAGCTGGACCCGCTGACCGCCCGGGCGCTGGACGAGGTCCTGGCCGACCTGGAGCTGGTGCCCGCGTCCGGCCGGGTGCCGGCCGGGCGGCGCGCGGCCGAGGAGCGGGAGAGCGTCGGATGAGCCGCGCCGTGCTGCTGATCGGCAGCTCCTCCCCGATCGGACGGGCGATCGCCGAGGCGTTCGTCCGGGGCGGCGACCGGGTGGTCGGGGTCAGCGTCGAGCCCGACCCGAACCCCGCGCTCGCCGACACCCTGGTCCTGGACGCGGGCACCCCCGAGGGCGCGGAGCGGGCGGTGGCCCGCACCGTCGACCTGCTCGGCGGCCTGGACGTGCTGGTCCTGGCGGCGGCCGTGATGGCGCCGGGACGGGCCCACGAGATCGACCCCGAGCAGTGGCGCGCCGCCCTGGACAACACCCTGGACACCGCCTTCTTCCCGGCCGCCGCCGCCCTGCGGGTGCTGCCCGCCGGCGGGGCGGTCGTCGCGGTCGGCTCGGTCAACGCGACCCTGGCCGCCCCCTGGCTGCCCGGGTACGCGGCGGCCAAGGCGGGCGTCGAGGGACTGGTGCGCCAACTGGCCCTGGACTACGGGCCGCGGGGCATCCGGGTCAGCGCGGTGGCACCCGGCATGATCGGCAACGAACAGCTGCCGCACGTCGCCGACGGCTACCCGCTGGGCCGGGTGGGCCGCCCGGAGGAGGTCGCCGAGGCGGTGCTCTTCCTGGCCGGGGCCGCCTTCGTCACGGGCGTCGTGCTCCCCGTCGACGGCGGCCTGTCCATCGCCTCCCCCGCCGCCTTCCTCCGCCCCGACCTGCGGGCCCGCCTCTACGACGGAGCCTGACCGCCACCCGGTGCCCCGCCCGCTCGCCCGCCACGAGCGGCCGGGGCACCGGCACGCCCACCGAACCGACCTCACGGCCCGCCCATCCCGCCCCCGGCCGCGAAGACCGCCCGGCGCGCGGCGGGGCCGGTTTACCTTTCCCCGTGCCTCCGACGCTCCGCGCAGCGGCGCCTTTCCGCCTCAGCCCCCGATGGGCGGTGGGGCTGGCTCCCGGCCGCCGGGCACCCCGTGAGACCTTTCCCTCCCCAGCTCCGATGCCCCGCGCAGCGGCACGCCCGGGCGTCAGCCCTCGGTCGCGAAGGCCGCCCGGTGCGCGGCGGGGCCGGGCTCGCTTTCCCTCGTGCCTCCAGCGCTCCGCGCAGCGGCGCCTCCTCGCCTCAGCCCCCGGCGGGGAGTAGTGCCCGGTGGGCGGCGGGGCCGGTGACGCCGACGTTCAGGGTGTATGTCCAGCCGGAGGCGTCCTCGCCTTCGACGGTCGCCGTGGTGATCACCAGGTGCGGGCCGACGAAGGCGCAGGCGGTGGGGCGGGAGCAGGGCATCGCCACCCGGCGCAGTTCGGTGCCGTCCGGGGCGAGCCGGACCACCAGGGCGGCGTCCCACAGCGCCACCCACAGGCAGCCCTCCTCGTCGACGGCCAGGCCGTCGGGGAGCCCCTGCGGGACGGGCAGCGGGGGGCCGTCGGGCCGGGGCGGGCCGGGCCGGTCGGTGCGCAGGCGGTGGATGAGGCGGCGGCCGGTGTCGACCACGTACGCCCGGGTGCCGTCGGGGCTCCAGCCGATGCCGTTGGCCGCGAGCATGCCGTCGAGCAGGACGGCGGGCGTGCCGTCCGGGCCGAGCAGGTGCAGGCGGGCGACCGGTTCCAGCGGGCGGCGGTGGCCGATGGAGCCGACCCAGAGGCGGCCCCGCGGGTCGACGGCGCCGTCGTTGAGCCGCGCCGGGCCGGGTTCGGCCTCCGGCCGGGCGACCACGGGGGCGGCGCCGGGCGGGGTGCCGGGCCGCCAGCGGACGACCGCGCCGCCGAGCGCCACCAGCCAGTCGTCGCCGTCCGCGACCCGCACGGCGCAGCCGGTCTCGCCGGGGAACTCGGCCAGCAGCACGGGCGCGCTCAGCACCTCGTCCGCGTCGGGGCGGGCGTCGGCCCGCCACAGGCGGCCGGCCACCAGGTCGACCCAGCTGAGGGTCGAGGTCGCGGCGTCCAGCCGGGGCGACTCGCCGAGGCGGGTGCGGGGCAGCCCGGTGCGGCGCAGCGGCGGGGTCACCCCGCGGACTCGGCGACGGCGGCCGCCGGCCGGGGCTGCGGTGCGCGGGTGACGGAGAAGCCGAGGCCGACGGAGAGCTCGTCGGCGGCCTCGATGACCGTCAGCGCCCACTCCTGGCGCCGGTTGGGCAGGTCGAGTTCGGACAGCGGGCCGCTGAGCGACAGGGCGGCGACCACGTTGCCGCCGCGGCCGCGGATCGGGGCGGCGACGCAGGCCCGGCCGAAGGCCAGCTCCTCGACCTCGGTGGCGCAGCCGCGGCTGCGGACCTCGGCGAGCGCGTCCTCCATCGCACCGAGGTCGGTGAGGGTGTGCGGGGTGTAGGCGTCGGCCCGGCCCTCGGCGTAGTAGCCGCGGACGTAGGCCGGGTCGAGTTCGGCGAGGACGGCCTTGCCCATGCCGGTGGCGTGCAGGGGAGCGGTGCGGCCGGCCATGGTGAAGTTCTTGGGGGCCCGCGCGCCCTCGAAGTTGCACAGGTAGAACAGCTGGTCGTCGCGGAACTCGGCGAGGTTGACGCCGAGCCCGGTGCTCTGGGCGAGGTTCTGGGCGATCTGCCGGGCGGTGCGGAACAGCGGGGAGCTGTTGAGGGCGACCGAGCCGAGCGTGACCGCCGTCGGGCCGAGCCGGTAGAGCCCGGTGCGGGCGTCCTGGACGACGAAGCCGAGGCGGTCGAGCGAGGCGACCATCCGGGAGACGGTCGACTGGCCCAGTCCGGTCCGGGCGCAGAGTTCGGAGATGCGCAGTTCGCTGTCCTCGTCGGAGAAGCAGAGCAGCAGTGACATGGCGCGTTCGACGGCCTGGGTACCGGCCCCGGATTCGGTGGTCATGACCCTCCTTGGTCGGGCGCGGCACTCTCGGCTGCGCCATCGGCTATCCACGAGTTGCAACACGCTTGCATATCATGAGTGCCGCCCGGGTGCCACCGCGGAGCCCGGCCAGCGGCGGCCGCCCCGCCGCCCGGGGCGGGCGGCGGGGCGGTGCGGGTGCGGGCGGTGGTGCCGGGCGGTGTGGTGCCCGAGGGCGGCGGCGGGGCAGGCTCAGGGGTTCTGGGCGAGCACGTCCTGGACCTTCTTCCGCAGCTCGTTCAGCCCGGCCTGCACCCCGCTCTGCCCGGCGAGGATCGCGGCGACGCCGTCGCCTATCGCGGTGTCGATCTGCGCGTAGGCCGAGAGCCGGTCCCAGGCCGCGGCCCGGGAGTGGTCGGCGATCTCGGTCCGGAACAGGGTCTGGAAGGTGTCCTGGGCCAGGCCGGGGACCTGGGCGGCGACGGTGGCGTCGGCGGGCGCCAGCGCCGACTGCTGGTAGAGCGCGGTGGCCGCACCCAGGTCACCGGCGACGTAGGCGATGAAGTCCTTGCTGGTCCGCTCGCCCTTGCCCGAGCTGCAGAACAGGCCGCTGCCCCAGAACCGGTTGAAGGACGGCGCGCCCTTGACCTGCGGCCGCTGCAACGGGCGGACGGCCGAGGCCAGTTCGGCGCTGCCGCCGTTGGTGGTGACGAACTTCCGGGCCAGCGGGGCGTCGTCGTACAGCACGGCCTGGCCGCGGGCGAACAGGATGCGCGCGTCGCCGCGGGCCACCCCGGACTTGATCAGCCCGGCGTCCTGCAACTGCTTGTACCAGGTGACGGCGGCCACCGACTCGGCGTCACCGATGGTCACCTTGCGGTCGTCGGTGACCACCGGGCTGCCCCAGCCCCACATCCAGTGGACGGCGTCCTTGAGGTCCGGGTTCTTCGTGACGGCGGCGTACGGGATGAGCTTGGCGTCCTGCTTCTTGATCCGTTCCAGGGCGGCGGAGAAGTCCTCCACGCTCAGCCCGGCCCGCAGGCCGACCTGGTCGGCGATCCGGCCGTCGCCGACCAGGCCGATGCCGGAGGCGTTGACCGGCAGGTAGTGGAGCTTGCCGTCGATCCGCAGCGAGTCGATGATCCGGCTGGGCAGGCTCATCCCGGCGGCCAGGTCGGAGACGTCCGCGAGGATGCCGGTGGGCACCAGGACCTGCCAGGGCCCGGCCTGGCCGACCCCGGCGAAGTCGCCGGATCTCGCCGCCAGCGCCAGCTGGGTGGACGCCTGGTCGTACGGGTAGATCACCGGCTTGACGCTCTTGCCGCTCTTCTTCTGCCAGCCGTCCACGGCGGCCTGCCAGGCCGCCTTCTGCGACTCCTCACCGAGGACGTTGTTGTAGAAGTTGATGGTGCCGATGTCGGTGGCACCGCCGGCCGAGGAGGTGCCGGGGGCGGGCGTCGAACAGCCGGCCAGGCCGGCGGCGCCGAGGACGCCGAGCGCGCCGAAGCCGGCGAGCAGGCCGCGGCGGGACAGCGGCCGGTGGGTGTCGGGGGTGAGGGACATCGCTGCTCCTGGGGAACGGGGGAGTGAGGGAGGGGTGGGGCGGGAGGAGGGTGCGGGCGGGCGGGTGGTCAGCCCTTGACGGCCCCGGCGGCGAGGCCGGAGACGAAGTGGCGCTGCAGCGCGACGAAGACGACGGCCAGCGGCAGCGAGGTCACCACCGAGGACGCCATCAGAGCCGGCCAGTCGGCGGCGCCCTCGTGGATGAAGGCCGTGGTGAGGCCGACCGGCAGGGTCTGCCGGTCGGGCCCGGCCAGGGTGAGGGCGAACAGCAGGTCGCTCCAGGCCCGCATGAAGGCGAACATGCCCGCGGTGACCAGGCCCGGGGTGATCAGCGGGAAGACGATCCGGAACAGGATCGCGGTGTTCGACAGCCCGTCGACCCGGCCCGCCTCGAT
The window above is part of the Kitasatospora sp. NA04385 genome. Proteins encoded here:
- a CDS encoding mandelate racemase/muconate lactonizing enzyme family protein, which encodes MRLTEVKTFILKQPVDRPYAAEDGERPAETGYFTRPPWRSLYSARMETLLIRLTTDDGHQGWGEALAPVAPEVAGAIVDRMLGPWLTGRDPRAVRPLWDAMRDLMRERGHLTGHQADAMAGLDIALWDLLGRVTGLPVAQLLGGGYRTEIPGYVSGLAEPTDERRAALAARLAAEGATTIKLAAGQGVEADLATYDAVAAAAPGVRIALDAHWVYSLADALRLGRELDRRGALFFEAPIAPEDVEGHRELAGRIATPVAVGECLRNRYEFRDWITRRALRVAQPDVARTGLTEATAVAALADAHHVPVAYHHSVGLGIALAAGLHASAATADCPFFEYQPTPLPYAQRILRTPITAGPSGFTLPDGPGLGIEIDTETVERLAEES
- a CDS encoding dihydrodipicolinate synthase family protein, with product MPPTHTPTGLVPILATPFDDRGALDLLSLRTLVEFQLAAGADGLAVFGMASEGFALTAEERRVILREVRTVAGPQVPLVAGVNGTGTVVAVEQARLAADGGADQLMVLPPFLAKPNRQQVIDFYGELAGATAATVMVQDAPGVTGVAVDAAAIGVLAGVPGITSVKVEAPPTPVKMAAVAAAAGPGFAVLGGLNAAALCEEYDNGSVGTMPACEFTDLLRPVLDDLAAGRRAAARAGFTRLLPLIHLGMRPGQAWAVHKEVLRRRGVIASAAVRLPAQELDPLTARALDEVLADLELVPASGRVPAGRRAAEERESVG
- a CDS encoding SDR family NAD(P)-dependent oxidoreductase; amino-acid sequence: MSRAVLLIGSSSPIGRAIAEAFVRGGDRVVGVSVEPDPNPALADTLVLDAGTPEGAERAVARTVDLLGGLDVLVLAAAVMAPGRAHEIDPEQWRAALDNTLDTAFFPAAAALRVLPAGGAVVAVGSVNATLAAPWLPGYAAAKAGVEGLVRQLALDYGPRGIRVSAVAPGMIGNEQLPHVADGYPLGRVGRPEEVAEAVLFLAGAAFVTGVVLPVDGGLSIASPAAFLRPDLRARLYDGA
- a CDS encoding SMP-30/gluconolactonase/LRE family protein codes for the protein MTPPLRRTGLPRTRLGESPRLDAATSTLSWVDLVAGRLWRADARPDADEVLSAPVLLAEFPGETGCAVRVADGDDWLVALGGAVVRWRPGTPPGAAPVVARPEAEPGPARLNDGAVDPRGRLWVGSIGHRRPLEPVARLHLLGPDGTPAVLLDGMLAANGIGWSPDGTRAYVVDTGRRLIHRLRTDRPGPPRPDGPPLPVPQGLPDGLAVDEEGCLWVALWDAALVVRLAPDGTELRRVAMPCSRPTACAFVGPHLVITTATVEGEDASGWTYTLNVGVTGPAAHRALLPAGG
- a CDS encoding IclR family transcriptional regulator, coding for MTTESGAGTQAVERAMSLLLCFSDEDSELRISELCARTGLGQSTVSRMVASLDRLGFVVQDARTGLYRLGPTAVTLGSVALNSSPLFRTARQIAQNLAQSTGLGVNLAEFRDDQLFYLCNFEGARAPKNFTMAGRTAPLHATGMGKAVLAELDPAYVRGYYAEGRADAYTPHTLTDLGAMEDALAEVRSRGCATEVEELAFGRACVAAPIRGRGGNVVAALSLSGPLSELDLPNRRQEWALTVIEAADELSVGLGFSVTRAPQPRPAAAVAESAG
- a CDS encoding ABC transporter substrate-binding protein gives rise to the protein MSLTPDTHRPLSRRGLLAGFGALGVLGAAGLAGCSTPAPGTSSAGGATDIGTINFYNNVLGEESQKAAWQAAVDGWQKKSGKSVKPVIYPYDQASTQLALAARSGDFAGVGQAGPWQVLVPTGILADVSDLAAGMSLPSRIIDSLRIDGKLHYLPVNASGIGLVGDGRIADQVGLRAGLSVEDFSAALERIKKQDAKLIPYAAVTKNPDLKDAVHWMWGWGSPVVTDDRKVTIGDAESVAAVTWYKQLQDAGLIKSGVARGDARILFARGQAVLYDDAPLARKFVTTNGGSAELASAVRPLQRPQVKGAPSFNRFWGSGLFCSSGKGERTSKDFIAYVAGDLGAATALYQQSALAPADATVAAQVPGLAQDTFQTLFRTEIADHSRAAAWDRLSAYAQIDTAIGDGVAAILAGQSGVQAGLNELRKKVQDVLAQNP